A section of the Saccharopolyspora gregorii genome encodes:
- a CDS encoding recombinase family protein, producing MRFAFYGRMSTSEFQDRGTSRGWQRAVAEELVEGVGAIVADYFDEGWSRRWSWWDRRAAAALLTAAEDRDREFDAVVVGEYERAFYGDQFRDVVARLNELGVQVWLPEAGGPVELGSPVVEALMVLLGAQAQREVVRARHRVKAAMAAQVRSQGRFLGGRPPYGYRLADGGPHPNAVHARWGRRVHVLEPDPETVPWVRWMFTERARGRSMASLARELNERGVPCPAGADQARNSHRVGERWIARTVGGILENPRYTGRQVWNRQTTQGHGTGGRTSGRGSGPVRLNSVNDWEVSEGLAHAPLVDEAAFIAVQRVRAARPTKTGETRRYVLAGLVSCGECGRRMDAHWVHGRAGYRCRHGYTTATPRAREAPRNVYVREDRLRDALPGLFSEQGWEPPDHDAWPEIGDYLSRAGLEVACSHRGWELKPAPSAADPVQVVKPGQMPLGIELNLNAEARRGEFAPRDAKPHGPERPVG from the coding sequence GTGCGGTTTGCGTTTTATGGGCGGATGTCGACTAGTGAGTTTCAGGATCGGGGGACGTCGCGTGGGTGGCAGCGTGCTGTGGCGGAGGAGTTGGTTGAGGGGGTCGGCGCGATCGTGGCCGACTATTTTGATGAGGGCTGGTCCCGGAGGTGGTCGTGGTGGGATCGGCGGGCCGCGGCCGCCCTGTTGACGGCCGCGGAGGATCGGGATCGCGAGTTCGATGCCGTGGTAGTGGGCGAATACGAGCGCGCTTTCTACGGTGATCAGTTTCGAGACGTTGTAGCCCGGCTGAACGAGCTCGGGGTGCAAGTCTGGTTACCCGAGGCTGGCGGTCCGGTGGAGCTGGGCAGTCCGGTTGTCGAGGCGTTGATGGTGTTGCTGGGTGCGCAGGCGCAGCGCGAGGTGGTGCGGGCTCGGCATCGGGTGAAGGCCGCCATGGCGGCCCAGGTGCGATCGCAGGGACGTTTCCTTGGCGGCCGTCCGCCGTATGGGTATCGGTTGGCTGATGGTGGGCCGCATCCGAACGCGGTGCATGCGCGGTGGGGGCGGCGGGTACACGTGCTGGAACCGGATCCAGAGACCGTGCCGTGGGTGCGGTGGATGTTTACCGAACGGGCGCGTGGTCGATCGATGGCGTCGTTGGCGCGGGAGCTCAACGAGCGTGGTGTGCCGTGCCCGGCCGGAGCGGATCAGGCGCGAAATTCGCACCGGGTGGGGGAGCGGTGGATAGCACGAACCGTTGGCGGGATTTTGGAGAATCCGCGGTATACGGGTCGGCAGGTCTGGAACCGGCAGACCACTCAGGGCCACGGAACCGGGGGACGGACAAGCGGTCGGGGCTCGGGGCCGGTGCGGTTGAACTCGGTGAACGACTGGGAAGTATCCGAGGGATTGGCTCATGCACCGTTGGTTGATGAGGCGGCGTTCATCGCCGTTCAGCGGGTACGGGCAGCGCGGCCCACGAAGACCGGTGAGACGCGGCGGTACGTGTTGGCCGGGCTGGTGTCCTGTGGTGAGTGCGGTCGCCGGATGGACGCGCACTGGGTCCACGGGCGCGCGGGATATCGCTGCCGTCATGGCTACACCACCGCCACACCACGGGCGCGCGAGGCGCCGCGCAATGTCTATGTCCGTGAAGATCGTCTCCGCGACGCCTTACCCGGGTTGTTCAGCGAGCAAGGGTGGGAACCACCTGATCACGATGCGTGGCCGGAGATCGGGGACTATCTCTCACGGGCGGGACTGGAGGTAGCGTGCAGCCACAGAGGCTGGGAGCTCAAGCCAGCGCCATCCGCCGCGGACCCGGTGCAGGTGGTCAAACCTGGGCAGATGCCCCTCGGAATCGAGCTGAACCTCAACGCCGAGGCCCGTAGAGGCGAGTTCGCACCTAGGGATGCGAAACCCCACGGACCCGAAAGGCCCGTGGGGTAA
- a CDS encoding SDR family oxidoreductase has translation MGAPQRGAAGKSAGSGIRLNALAPGAVLTPLLEGQLADASQAGAIKSFPVPIGGYGDPSQLADRVVFMRSEAADFLVGSVVFVDGGSDAYFRDDARPRPVPFRGLPRHLRRMRSFGTRQQPHGVAKVVGPESSRP, from the coding sequence CTGGGTGCGCCGCAACGCGGTGCTGCCGGGAAATCGGCGGGTTCGGGGATCCGGCTCAACGCTCTCGCTCCGGGTGCCGTCCTGACCCCGTTGCTGGAAGGTCAGTTGGCCGATGCCTCCCAGGCCGGCGCGATCAAGTCGTTCCCGGTCCCGATCGGTGGCTACGGCGATCCCTCGCAGCTCGCGGATCGGGTGGTGTTCATGCGCTCCGAGGCCGCGGACTTCCTGGTGGGAAGCGTCGTGTTCGTCGACGGAGGCTCGGACGCCTACTTCCGCGACGACGCTCGGCCACGACCGGTCCCGTTCCGTGGCCTGCCGCGCCACCTGCGTCGCATGCGCTCGTTCGGAACTCGTCAGCAGCCTCACGGCGTAGCGAAGGTCGTGGGCCCGGAGAGCAGCCGTCCGTGA
- a CDS encoding Rossmann-fold NAD(P)-binding domain-containing protein — MELLRQWRPALAAAGNAKVVVFSSNSTTTTPVVRGRAIRALLAGDADKALRSVRWYGRTAAAMLYAGSKIALSRWVRRNAVLPGNRRVRGSGSTLSLRVPS, encoded by the coding sequence GTGGAGCTGCTGCGGCAGTGGCGCCCCGCTCTGGCCGCCGCGGGCAACGCCAAGGTCGTTGTGTTCTCCAGCAACTCCACGACCACGACACCCGTGGTGCGAGGTCGTGCGATTCGCGCACTGCTGGCCGGTGACGCGGACAAGGCGCTGCGCAGCGTGCGGTGGTACGGGAGAACCGCTGCCGCGATGCTCTACGCCGGTTCCAAGATCGCGCTGAGCCGCTGGGTGCGCCGCAACGCGGTGCTGCCGGGAAATCGGCGGGTTCGGGGATCCGGCTCAACGCTCTCGCTCCGGGTGCCGTCCTGA
- a CDS encoding SDR family oxidoreductase: protein MATQQELFGGGLAVVTGAGAGIGEGLAHHLAGRLGMTVVIADIDEAAARRVAGELPAPGRGVPYVVDVRDAEAMAAMADWVGAELGPVRLLVANAGLQQFGYLWDTPADSWQRLVEVNINGVFHTARAFLPGMIAAPASAHVLVMASIGSVVSMPMQSSYIMSKHAVLAIAECLHQEIGLLGVEINVAAVLPGAVDSDIFTSAGGVDHGDVDAAEQHRRDMFAVRERAITPTEAAETIMDQAAQGEFYIVTQPEMVLGAMRSRAEQLVERRAPVPFRSRFVAQPDA from the coding sequence ATGGCGACCCAGCAGGAGCTCTTCGGCGGCGGGCTGGCCGTGGTCACCGGCGCGGGAGCCGGGATCGGCGAAGGTCTGGCCCACCACCTGGCCGGACGACTGGGCATGACGGTCGTGATCGCCGACATCGATGAGGCCGCCGCGCGCCGGGTGGCGGGTGAACTTCCTGCCCCCGGGCGCGGCGTGCCCTACGTCGTCGACGTGCGCGACGCCGAGGCGATGGCGGCGATGGCCGACTGGGTGGGCGCCGAACTGGGGCCGGTGCGGTTGCTGGTCGCCAACGCCGGACTGCAGCAGTTCGGCTACCTCTGGGACACCCCTGCCGACAGCTGGCAGCGGTTGGTGGAGGTCAACATCAACGGCGTGTTCCACACCGCCCGGGCGTTCCTCCCAGGCATGATCGCAGCCCCGGCAAGCGCACACGTGCTGGTGATGGCTTCCATCGGCTCGGTGGTGTCCATGCCGATGCAGTCGTCCTACATCATGAGCAAGCACGCCGTGCTCGCCATCGCCGAATGCCTGCACCAGGAGATCGGGCTCCTCGGCGTGGAGATCAACGTCGCGGCCGTGCTGCCCGGAGCGGTCGACTCGGACATCTTCACCAGCGCCGGCGGCGTTGACCACGGCGATGTGGACGCGGCAGAACAGCACCGCCGTGACATGTTCGCGGTCCGCGAGCGCGCGATCACGCCTACCGAGGCCGCCGAGACGATCATGGATCAGGCCGCGCAGGGCGAGTTCTACATAGTCACGCAACCGGAGATGGTGCTAGGCGCCATGCGTTCCCGCGCTGAACAGCTCGTCGAACGTCGTGCCCCGGTGCCGTTCCGGAGCCGCTTCGTCGCCCAGCCGGATGCGTGA
- a CDS encoding SDR family NAD(P)-dependent oxidoreductase codes for MFDFTGHIALVTGAGRNAGAGMARALAGQGAAVAVNDLEPGRAEETCAQIEQAGGRAVPVPFDVTDLDGVRAGVAKAGAELGGPVDVLVNNAGIPADIGDMGYGPFRDLDPAKWRTPVEINLFGAMNCVHAVLPGMREAGWGRIVQISSGAGRVGLSMGVALYGSGKSGVEGFIRHISQEEASAGVTANVLALGLMSNAGRGTGTEEVAAGIPTGRLGTPEDAGAAVIYLASPEAGWLTGQTIDLNGGSQTR; via the coding sequence ATGTTCGACTTCACCGGCCACATCGCGCTGGTCACCGGAGCGGGCCGCAACGCAGGCGCCGGCATGGCCCGCGCGCTGGCGGGTCAGGGCGCGGCGGTCGCCGTCAACGATCTCGAACCGGGCCGAGCCGAGGAGACCTGCGCCCAGATCGAGCAGGCCGGTGGTCGAGCCGTCCCGGTGCCTTTCGACGTCACCGATCTCGACGGCGTGCGTGCCGGGGTGGCCAAGGCAGGAGCGGAACTCGGCGGACCGGTCGACGTGCTCGTCAACAACGCGGGAATCCCCGCTGACATCGGCGACATGGGTTACGGCCCGTTCCGCGATCTCGACCCGGCGAAGTGGCGCACCCCCGTGGAGATCAACCTGTTCGGCGCGATGAACTGCGTGCACGCCGTGCTGCCCGGCATGCGCGAGGCGGGCTGGGGGCGGATCGTGCAGATCTCCTCCGGCGCGGGCCGCGTCGGATTGAGCATGGGTGTGGCGCTCTACGGCTCGGGCAAGAGCGGTGTGGAGGGCTTCATCCGCCACATCTCCCAGGAAGAGGCGTCCGCGGGCGTCACGGCGAACGTGCTGGCGCTGGGTCTGATGAGCAACGCCGGGCGCGGTACCGGGACCGAGGAGGTCGCCGCGGGAATCCCGACGGGGAGGCTCGGTACGCCGGAGGACGCCGGTGCCGCCGTCATCTACCTCGCCTCCCCGGAGGCGGGCTGGCTGACCGGCCAGACCATCGACCTCAACGGCGGCAGCCAAACCCGCTGA
- a CDS encoding flavin-containing monooxygenase has protein sequence MTTSVIPGDRSTRAVNAVHDADPERLNAAIDAVAPGPLLMTLVHLTGDRSLLDEFASLLEKAKAAEPASAPGEYPAEVAEEVRRRARAVLSSELVPELRVPDDELFLEMSRVATDDDIGPEYVAYLREQAGFPPVPASEPEHRPVPDGFRVAVVGAGMVGINAAVELAEAGIEFRVFEASDDLGGTWSRNTYPGAAVDTPSHFYSYSFELNPDWSKFYPMGPEYMAYLRHVADKYGVRDHVELRSRVLGCEWDEQRLLWHVRVQGPDGSPEVYEANAVITATGILNAASIPEVPGAESFEGVAMHTAEWDDSVELDGKRVVVLGTGCTAVQVVADLAERAEHLDVVFRQPHWITPERNVVSGVDEDVRWALRHIPYFHQWYRLVTHWFTADKGFQIPRIDPDWYAEHVSCSPANDALMQICLKHLHEELGDRPDLVEMLTPDFPPFAKRIVKDPGFLAAARREDVALHRTTFDRIEPNGVHLASGEFLEADVIIWATGFKLEYLNFLDVVGRDGVTLAQKWDHSRDPRAYLGITVPGFPNFFVTAGPNSAPNHGGGHNVTSEEHVHYAVETLRFLIDGGHAAAEPTVEATDAYNAGVDAELDRTVWQHGGTANGYYRNAAGRAWVSCPWRLVDYWTMLRAPDPDDLLLHR, from the coding sequence ATGACGACGTCGGTGATTCCGGGGGACCGCTCGACCCGCGCGGTCAACGCGGTCCACGACGCGGACCCGGAACGGCTGAACGCGGCGATCGACGCGGTCGCCCCGGGACCGCTGCTGATGACGCTGGTGCACCTGACCGGCGACCGGTCGCTGCTGGACGAGTTCGCCTCCCTGCTGGAGAAGGCGAAGGCGGCCGAACCGGCGTCGGCACCGGGGGAGTACCCGGCCGAGGTCGCAGAGGAGGTGCGCCGCCGGGCTCGCGCGGTGCTGAGCTCCGAGCTCGTACCCGAGCTGCGCGTGCCCGACGACGAGCTCTTCCTGGAGATGAGCCGGGTCGCCACCGATGACGACATCGGCCCGGAGTACGTGGCCTACCTGCGGGAACAAGCCGGTTTCCCACCGGTTCCCGCCTCCGAACCCGAGCACCGCCCGGTCCCGGACGGTTTCCGGGTGGCCGTAGTGGGCGCCGGGATGGTCGGCATCAACGCGGCGGTCGAGCTCGCCGAGGCCGGCATCGAGTTCCGGGTCTTCGAGGCGTCCGACGACCTCGGCGGCACCTGGTCGCGCAACACCTACCCCGGTGCCGCGGTGGACACCCCGAGCCACTTCTACTCGTACTCCTTCGAGCTCAACCCGGACTGGTCGAAGTTCTACCCGATGGGCCCGGAATACATGGCCTACCTGCGGCACGTGGCCGACAAGTACGGGGTCCGCGACCACGTCGAGCTGCGGTCGCGCGTGCTGGGGTGCGAGTGGGACGAGCAGCGGCTGCTGTGGCACGTCCGCGTGCAGGGCCCCGACGGTTCCCCGGAGGTCTACGAGGCCAACGCCGTCATCACCGCCACCGGCATCCTCAACGCCGCCTCCATCCCCGAGGTCCCCGGGGCGGAGAGCTTCGAGGGCGTGGCCATGCACACCGCCGAGTGGGACGATTCCGTCGAGCTCGACGGCAAGCGCGTCGTGGTCCTGGGCACCGGGTGCACGGCCGTGCAGGTCGTCGCCGACCTCGCCGAACGCGCCGAGCACCTGGACGTGGTGTTCCGGCAACCGCACTGGATCACCCCGGAGCGCAACGTCGTGTCCGGAGTGGACGAGGACGTGCGATGGGCGTTGCGGCACATCCCGTACTTCCACCAGTGGTACCGGCTGGTGACGCACTGGTTCACCGCGGACAAGGGTTTCCAGATCCCTCGCATCGACCCCGACTGGTACGCCGAGCACGTCTCCTGCTCACCGGCCAACGACGCGCTCATGCAGATCTGCTTGAAGCACCTGCACGAGGAGCTCGGTGACCGGCCCGACCTGGTCGAGATGCTGACCCCGGACTTCCCGCCGTTCGCCAAGCGCATCGTCAAGGACCCCGGCTTCCTCGCCGCTGCGCGCCGCGAGGACGTCGCGCTGCACCGCACGACCTTCGACAGGATCGAGCCCAACGGCGTGCACCTGGCCAGCGGGGAGTTCCTGGAAGCCGATGTGATCATCTGGGCGACCGGTTTCAAGCTGGAGTACCTGAACTTCCTCGACGTCGTGGGCCGCGACGGGGTCACGCTGGCCCAGAAGTGGGACCACAGCCGCGATCCGCGCGCCTACCTGGGCATCACGGTGCCGGGGTTCCCGAACTTCTTCGTCACGGCCGGGCCGAATTCGGCGCCGAACCACGGCGGTGGGCACAACGTGACCAGTGAGGAGCACGTGCACTACGCGGTGGAGACCTTGCGGTTCCTCATCGACGGGGGACACGCGGCCGCTGAACCGACCGTCGAGGCCACCGACGCCTACAACGCCGGGGTCGACGCCGAGCTGGACCGGACCGTCTGGCAGCACGGGGGCACGGCCAACGGCTACTACCGCAACGCCGCCGGTCGAGCGTGGGTGTCCTGCCCGTGGCGCCTGGTCGATTACTGGACGATGCTGCGCGCCCCCGACCCCGACGATCTGCTGCTGCACCGCTGA
- a CDS encoding alpha/beta hydrolase — protein MAVHIPALDPDLAALDRQRRSQRAGTMREIGLEAVRAGLEQLPHPPDMAKMAAVEDREIPSGVGTVALRIYSPTEDEELPAIVYFHGGGMVMGSNHSFEPFARAIAADTGHRVFAVDYRLAPEHPPPTQVDDACAATAWVAAHARELGVRAEHITVAGDSAGGTLAALVALRARDRGPQLFCQVLMYGGLDRDMAAPSVQEFADGPGLTRDDVFYLHELARAGEPDPTGPDEVPCYAPDLSGLPQAIVAVGEMDPLRDWSERYAERLRDAGVQTTFTRYPGVGHGFLMQLHHLARGRQALAEIAGVLRAKVAHPLPW, from the coding sequence ATGGCGGTACACATCCCGGCCCTGGATCCGGATCTCGCGGCGCTGGACCGGCAGCGCCGGTCCCAGCGCGCGGGGACGATGCGCGAGATCGGCCTGGAAGCGGTCCGCGCGGGCCTGGAGCAGCTGCCGCACCCGCCGGACATGGCGAAGATGGCAGCGGTCGAGGACCGGGAGATCCCCAGCGGTGTGGGCACCGTGGCCTTGCGGATCTACAGCCCGACCGAGGACGAGGAACTCCCGGCGATCGTGTACTTCCACGGCGGCGGCATGGTCATGGGCAGCAACCACTCCTTCGAGCCCTTCGCCCGAGCCATCGCCGCCGACACTGGGCATCGAGTCTTCGCCGTGGACTACCGGCTCGCGCCGGAGCACCCACCGCCGACCCAGGTCGACGATGCCTGCGCAGCGACCGCATGGGTGGCTGCGCATGCCCGGGAACTGGGCGTGCGCGCCGAACACATCACGGTGGCGGGCGACAGCGCGGGCGGCACCCTGGCCGCGCTCGTGGCGCTGCGCGCCCGTGACCGCGGACCGCAGTTGTTCTGCCAGGTCCTGATGTACGGCGGACTCGACCGGGACATGGCCGCGCCCTCGGTCCAGGAATTCGCCGATGGTCCTGGCCTGACCCGTGACGACGTGTTCTACCTGCACGAACTCGCCCGCGCGGGCGAACCCGACCCGACCGGCCCGGACGAGGTGCCCTGTTACGCCCCCGACCTGAGCGGACTGCCGCAGGCGATCGTGGCGGTGGGGGAGATGGACCCGCTCCGGGACTGGTCCGAGCGCTACGCCGAGCGGCTGCGCGACGCCGGTGTGCAGACCACCTTCACCCGGTATCCGGGCGTCGGCCACGGGTTCCTGATGCAGCTCCACCACCTGGCGCGCGGCAGACAAGCACTGGCCGAGATCGCCGGTGTCCTGCGCGCGAAGGTCGCCCACCCGCTGCCGTGGTGA
- a CDS encoding FAD-binding protein has translation MTGAYPASREGLSVVVVEAAGHLGGTTACSGGGLWFPCNAALKRAGDQDTVEDARTYFRAVVGDRTPPAVQDAFLDTGAALIDYHLAALDMRTRV, from the coding sequence CTGACGGGGGCCTACCCGGCTTCCAGGGAGGGTCTGTCGGTCGTCGTGGTCGAGGCCGCCGGTCACCTCGGCGGTACGACTGCCTGTTCCGGTGGGGGACTGTGGTTTCCGTGCAACGCGGCGCTCAAGCGGGCCGGGGATCAGGACACGGTGGAGGACGCGAGGACCTACTTCCGGGCCGTCGTCGGTGATCGCACCCCACCCGCCGTGCAGGACGCATTTCTGGACACCGGTGCCGCCCTCATCGACTACCACCTCGCCGCACTCGACATGCGCACGCGGGTGTGA
- a CDS encoding flavin reductase family protein codes for MVSLPARTDDQMRSTAVRGETLIPPDEYRDVLGRFCTGITIVAGIGGGRPRGFACQSFSAVSLDPPLVLICPGRGSTSWPRIRAGGRFTVNVLAEHQGAVCAAFGSSGGSKFDAVDWRSGPAGEVLLDGVLAWIHCQIESIHDGGDHEIVVGRVTSLRAERGGRPLLFYRGRHDLDVASSRDEQEALR; via the coding sequence ATGGTCTCCCTCCCCGCGAGAACCGACGATCAGATGAGATCGACCGCGGTGAGAGGGGAAACGTTGATTCCGCCGGATGAGTACCGCGACGTGCTCGGCCGCTTCTGCACGGGGATCACCATCGTTGCCGGGATCGGAGGCGGCCGACCCCGCGGGTTCGCCTGCCAGTCCTTCAGCGCGGTGTCGTTGGATCCGCCGCTGGTGTTGATCTGCCCGGGCCGGGGTTCGACGAGCTGGCCGCGCATCCGCGCAGGCGGCCGGTTCACGGTCAACGTCCTGGCGGAACACCAGGGCGCGGTCTGCGCGGCTTTCGGATCCAGCGGAGGATCGAAGTTCGACGCCGTCGACTGGCGGAGCGGCCCAGCGGGTGAAGTGCTGCTGGACGGCGTTCTGGCCTGGATCCATTGCCAGATCGAGTCGATCCACGATGGCGGGGACCACGAGATCGTCGTCGGCCGCGTCACCTCCTTGCGCGCCGAACGCGGGGGACGGCCCCTGCTTTTCTACCGAGGCCGTCACGACCTCGATGTCGCGTCCTCAAGAGACGAGCAGGAGGCGCTGCGATGA
- a CDS encoding aldo/keto reductase — protein MEKRRLGTDGPELSVIGLGCNNFGMKLELEDSRAVLDAALEAGITHLDTAEMYGGGRSEEIIGECLGSRRDDVVIATKFLPRPPEEPYAPGALAKRIREACEGSLRRLRTDRIDVYYQHYPDTEAPEHEALEALDELVRTGKVLHVASSNVSADQINRSAEVSLQRSVARFTGTQIEWNLLNRGVETEIVPAASQCGLGVVPYFPLASGLLTGKYRKGEAFPEGSRFDKLSFLADKVVSDDNFDEVERLTAFAEERGHTILELAVAWLVAQRGVSSVITGATRPEQVRANVSAARWRLTAEDLAALR, from the coding sequence ATGGAGAAGCGTCGGCTCGGAACCGATGGGCCGGAGTTGTCCGTGATCGGCCTGGGGTGCAACAACTTCGGCATGAAGCTGGAGTTGGAGGACTCCCGAGCGGTGCTGGACGCGGCGTTGGAAGCCGGCATCACGCACCTGGACACCGCCGAGATGTACGGCGGCGGCCGGTCGGAGGAGATCATCGGGGAGTGCTTGGGTTCGCGTCGCGATGACGTGGTGATCGCGACGAAGTTCCTGCCGAGGCCCCCAGAGGAGCCGTACGCACCGGGTGCCTTGGCCAAGCGGATCCGCGAGGCGTGCGAGGGCAGCTTGCGGAGGTTGCGCACCGACCGGATCGACGTCTACTACCAGCACTACCCGGACACCGAGGCACCGGAACACGAGGCGCTGGAGGCGTTGGACGAGCTGGTGCGCACCGGCAAGGTGCTGCACGTGGCTTCGTCGAACGTCTCGGCCGACCAGATCAACCGCTCCGCCGAGGTGTCCCTGCAGAGGTCGGTGGCGCGGTTCACCGGAACGCAGATCGAGTGGAACCTGCTCAACCGCGGTGTCGAAACCGAGATCGTGCCTGCCGCGTCGCAGTGCGGGCTGGGCGTGGTGCCGTACTTCCCGCTGGCTTCGGGCTTGTTGACGGGAAAGTACCGCAAGGGCGAAGCGTTTCCCGAAGGAAGCCGGTTCGACAAGCTGAGCTTCCTGGCGGACAAGGTCGTCAGCGACGACAACTTCGACGAGGTCGAGCGGTTGACCGCGTTCGCCGAGGAACGAGGCCACACGATCCTGGAACTGGCGGTGGCCTGGCTCGTCGCGCAGCGAGGTGTGAGCTCGGTGATCACCGGGGCGACCCGTCCTGAGCAGGTGCGCGCCAACGTCTCCGCCGCGCGGTGGCGGCTGACCGCGGAGGATCTCGCCGCGCTTCGGTGA